Proteins encoded together in one Ochotona princeps isolate mOchPri1 chromosome 20, mOchPri1.hap1, whole genome shotgun sequence window:
- the UPP1 gene encoding uridine phosphorylase 1: MAAAGADTKEPERPNGCLVQLSNPHLATMKEDLLYHFSLGTGTHDFPAMFGDVKFVCVGGSPSRMSSFIRYVAAELGLGHPGEDYPNICSGTDRYAMYKAGPVLSVSHGMGVPSIAIMLHELIKLLYHARCSDVTIIRIGTSGGIGLEPGSVVITRQAVDAYFRPEFEQIILGKRVVRGTDLDERLVQELMRCSSDLGEFNTVVGNTMCTLDFYEGQGRLDGALCSYTEKDKQAYLHAAHAAGIRNIEMESSVFAAMCSACGLRAAVVCVTLLDRLLGDQINSPHEVLSEYQQRPQRLVSYFIKKSLGKV, translated from the exons ATGGCGGCTGCAGGAGCTGACACCAAGGAGCCCGAACGCCCCAA CGGCTGCCTTGTCCAGCTTTCCAACCCGCATCTGGCGACCATGAAGGAGGACCTGCTGTACCATTTCAGCCTGGGCACTGGCACGCATGACTTCCCGGCCATGTTTGGGGACGTGAAG TTCGTGTGTGTGGGAGGAAGCCCCTCGCGCATGAGTTCCTTCATCAGGTACGTGGCGgcggagctgggcctgggccacccCGGCGAGGATTACCCCAACATCTGCTCGGGGACTGACCGCTACGCCATGTACAAGGCTGGACCCGTCCTGTCTGTCAGT CACGGCATGGGCGTTCCGTCCATTGCCATCATGCTGCATGAGCTCATCAAGCTGCTGTACCACGCCCGCTGTTCTGACGTCACCATCATCCGTATTGGCACTTCTGGTGGAATAG GTCTGGAGCCCGGCTCTGTGGTCATCACCCGGCAGGCCGTGGACGCCTACTTCCGGCCGGAGTTCGAGCAGATCATCCTAGGCAAGCGAGTGGTGCGCGGCACGGACCTGGATGAGCGGCTGGTGCAGGAGCTGATGCGATGCTCCAGCGACCTGGGCGAGTTCAACACCGTCGTGGGCAACACCATGTGCACCTTGGACTTCTACGAGG GGCAGGGCCGGCTGGACGGCGCCCTGTGCTCCTACACGGAGAAGGACAAGCAGGCCTACCTGCACGCGGCCCACGCCGCTGGCATCCGCAACATCGAGATGGAATCCTCTGTCTTTGCCGCCATGTGCAGCGCCTGTGGCCTCCGAG CGGCCGTGGTGTGCGTCACCCTCCTGGACCGCCTGCTGGGGGACCAGATCAACAGCCCACACGAGGTGCTGTCCGAGTACCAGCAGCGGCCACAGCGACTGGTGAGCTATTTCATCAAGAAGAGCCTCGGGAAGGTCTGA